A stretch of Imperialibacter roseus DNA encodes these proteins:
- a CDS encoding glycosyltransferase family 4 protein: protein MEKILFALTSFLICFILTPAVIYFFVKNRITDTPGGRKIHKASTPSMGGIPIMIGVLFAALLWFTFSELNQSRSILFAVTIMFIVGLRDDLVNLSAFHKLVGQMAAALLVVVYGGVQLTSLYGLFGVYELPVYIGIPVSLFTVIVLTNAFNLIDGVDGLAGMCSLLALTFFGTWFELNDQHLYAAIAATFAGGIVGFLMFNWSPAKIFMGDTGALAIGLLLASFAVLFIESNYALNASSPIKFSGSVATGVAVMILPIFDTARIFVKRVRKGKSPLSPDKSHVHHFIMRMGFEHRHITLILTSINFMFVAIAIVGKSYSDSIMLPIVIGTAIFLGLSLDYLVLRSVKNKVRKSPKLLVNKKFPGAKVPTNHPIVEKTLIETENILQN from the coding sequence ATGGAAAAGATACTTTTTGCACTTACTTCTTTTTTAATCTGCTTTATCCTTACACCGGCAGTGATCTATTTTTTTGTGAAAAACAGAATCACAGATACGCCTGGCGGGAGAAAAATACACAAAGCAAGTACGCCTTCGATGGGAGGCATCCCAATAATGATTGGGGTGCTGTTTGCTGCGCTCTTGTGGTTTACCTTCAGTGAGCTTAATCAAAGCAGAAGTATTCTATTTGCTGTAACGATCATGTTTATCGTTGGCCTTCGGGACGACTTGGTTAACCTTTCGGCTTTTCACAAGTTAGTAGGTCAGATGGCTGCAGCACTGCTTGTTGTCGTCTATGGCGGGGTTCAACTCACTTCGCTTTACGGACTTTTTGGCGTATATGAGTTGCCAGTATATATAGGTATACCTGTCTCTTTGTTTACAGTTATAGTCTTAACCAACGCCTTTAACCTCATTGATGGTGTTGATGGGTTGGCGGGTATGTGTAGCCTTTTGGCATTGACCTTCTTTGGAACATGGTTTGAACTAAACGATCAGCACTTGTATGCAGCCATCGCTGCTACGTTCGCCGGTGGGATAGTTGGCTTCTTGATGTTTAACTGGTCACCTGCGAAGATTTTTATGGGAGATACTGGTGCTTTGGCAATTGGCTTGCTGCTGGCATCGTTCGCCGTTTTATTTATCGAAAGCAATTACGCACTTAATGCAAGCTCTCCAATAAAGTTTAGTGGTTCGGTGGCCACAGGAGTGGCGGTAATGATTTTGCCTATTTTTGACACTGCCCGTATTTTTGTAAAAAGGGTGAGAAAAGGAAAGTCTCCGCTTTCGCCTGATAAGAGTCACGTGCATCATTTCATAATGCGGATGGGGTTTGAACATCGTCATATCACGCTTATATTAACATCTATTAACTTCATGTTCGTAGCGATTGCTATCGTTGGAAAGAGCTATTCAGACTCAATAATGCTTCCAATTGTAATTGGTACGGCTATTTTTCTCGGCCTTTCGTTGGACTATCTTGTTTTGCGATCTGTGAAAAATAAAGTCAGAAAAAGTCCTAAATTACTAGTCAATAAAAAATTCCCTGGAGCCAAAGTACCTACTAATCACCCTATTGTAGAAAAAACCCTTATTGAGACCGAAAACATTTTGCAGAATTAA
- a CDS encoding DUF4407 domain-containing protein, whose translation MKKFTSFFWFCSGASHSLLKRCPTEAARFVSVGGAVFFTGLLAAVSGGFALYSVFNNYWVATLFGLLWGLMIFNLDRFLVSSLKKSENKWQEWLMASPRILLAVLIAIVVAKPLELRIFQPEIEAELVLIKEEQKTAEGAMIASRYSPLIAGYKAELSQLEAQIASKEIIRDDLAKLAQEEADGTGGSGRRNLGPIYAVKKANAERAETELKELKASHSDLISTLREKQDSVVLLQANEMAKIDVSHIGGLALQLEALARLANKYSSIAFANIFIMLLFVMIEASPLLVKLMSPRGPYDDLLEAHEHAFVNYRKSKVHRLDAGLEKELAWKG comes from the coding sequence ATGAAAAAATTTACCTCTTTCTTCTGGTTCTGTTCAGGAGCTTCTCATTCGCTGCTGAAAAGATGCCCAACAGAGGCTGCCCGCTTTGTGAGCGTCGGCGGTGCCGTATTTTTCACAGGTCTTTTGGCTGCAGTAAGTGGAGGCTTTGCTCTATATTCTGTTTTTAATAATTACTGGGTGGCTACGTTATTTGGTCTGCTCTGGGGGCTCATGATATTCAACCTTGATCGCTTTCTGGTTTCGAGCTTAAAAAAAAGTGAAAACAAATGGCAGGAGTGGCTTATGGCCTCTCCGAGAATACTGCTGGCTGTGTTGATAGCCATTGTGGTTGCAAAGCCTTTGGAGCTACGGATATTTCAGCCGGAAATAGAAGCCGAACTTGTCCTTATCAAAGAAGAACAAAAAACGGCAGAGGGAGCGATGATTGCATCACGCTATTCACCCCTGATAGCAGGATACAAGGCCGAACTCAGCCAGCTGGAAGCGCAAATTGCCAGCAAAGAAATAATAAGAGATGATCTTGCTAAACTGGCTCAGGAAGAAGCCGACGGCACGGGCGGTTCAGGCCGTCGTAACCTGGGGCCTATTTATGCTGTGAAGAAAGCAAATGCCGAAAGAGCCGAAACTGAACTGAAAGAGCTTAAAGCAAGTCACTCGGATCTGATTTCAACCCTGCGGGAAAAGCAAGATTCAGTAGTGCTGCTGCAAGCCAATGAAATGGCCAAAATTGACGTCTCGCATATTGGTGGCCTGGCACTTCAGCTCGAAGCCCTGGCACGTCTTGCCAACAAGTATTCCTCTATAGCATTTGCCAACATTTTCATCATGCTCCTATTCGTGATGATAGAAGCTTCGCCCCTTTTAGTCAAGCTGATGAGCCCCAGAGGGCCTTACGACGATTTGTTGGAAGCACATGAACATGCCTTCGTCAATTACCGAAAATCAAAGGTTCACAGGCTGGATGCCGGTCTTGAGAAAGAGCTGGCCTGGAAGGGGTAG
- the pruA gene encoding L-glutamate gamma-semialdehyde dehydrogenase, whose translation MSLAIFKTPKPTNEPVLSYAPGTPERAALQKELKELKSKEADIPMYIGGEEVRTGKKIRISPPHDHKHTLGYFHEGDASHVEQAVNAALGAKKAWAEMSWEHRASIFLKAADLLAGPYRARINAATMLGQSKNAFQAEIDAACEFIDFLKFNAAFMVELFHQQPESAPGMWNRMDYRPLEGFVFAITPFNFTSIAGNLPASPALMGNTVIWKPAYTQVYSAQVIMEVFKEAGLPDGVINLIYVDGPVAGDVIFNHKDFAGLHFTGSTGVFQQLWKTIGQNITKYRTYPRIVGETGGKDFIIAHKSANAKELATAIIRGAFEFQGQKCSAASRAYIPDNLWPEVQKYILEDLKNVKMGDVEDFGNFVNAVIDERSFNKITKYIDEAKKSPLVEVVAGGNYDNSKGWFIEPTVLLAKDPMYATMCEELFGPVLTVYVYQAERYEEALELVDSTSPYALTGAIFSKDRYAIELAMSKLMHAAGNFYINDKPTGAVVGQQPFGGARASGTNDKAGSILNLIRWVQPRTIKETFAPPTDFRYPFLSK comes from the coding sequence ATGTCATTAGCGATTTTTAAGACCCCCAAACCAACCAACGAACCTGTTCTCAGCTACGCACCCGGCACACCCGAGCGGGCCGCACTGCAAAAGGAACTGAAGGAGCTGAAGTCAAAGGAGGCAGATATTCCCATGTACATAGGGGGCGAGGAAGTTCGAACAGGAAAGAAGATCAGGATTTCACCACCTCACGACCACAAGCACACTCTCGGCTACTTTCACGAAGGAGATGCCAGCCATGTGGAGCAGGCTGTTAATGCTGCACTTGGCGCCAAAAAGGCATGGGCAGAGATGAGCTGGGAGCACAGGGCAAGTATTTTTCTCAAAGCTGCCGACCTGCTGGCCGGGCCTTACAGGGCCAGGATAAATGCGGCTACGATGTTGGGCCAGTCAAAAAATGCTTTTCAAGCCGAAATTGATGCAGCCTGTGAATTCATTGATTTCCTGAAATTCAATGCTGCCTTCATGGTGGAGCTGTTTCACCAGCAGCCCGAATCGGCGCCAGGCATGTGGAACCGTATGGACTACCGGCCACTTGAGGGTTTTGTTTTTGCCATTACGCCGTTCAACTTCACCTCAATCGCAGGAAACCTACCGGCCTCCCCGGCTTTGATGGGTAATACGGTGATATGGAAGCCGGCATATACCCAGGTGTATTCGGCGCAAGTGATCATGGAAGTGTTCAAAGAAGCGGGCCTGCCCGATGGTGTTATCAACCTTATTTACGTGGATGGGCCTGTTGCCGGAGACGTGATTTTTAACCACAAGGATTTTGCGGGCCTCCATTTTACCGGCAGCACAGGTGTTTTTCAACAGCTTTGGAAGACGATAGGCCAAAACATTACCAAATACAGGACTTATCCCCGCATTGTGGGCGAGACTGGCGGCAAGGACTTTATCATTGCCCACAAATCGGCTAATGCGAAAGAGCTGGCTACCGCCATTATCCGTGGAGCTTTTGAGTTTCAGGGACAGAAATGCTCAGCTGCCTCAAGGGCGTACATTCCTGACAACCTCTGGCCCGAGGTGCAAAAGTATATTCTTGAGGATTTGAAGAATGTAAAAATGGGTGACGTGGAAGATTTTGGCAACTTTGTTAATGCTGTGATCGACGAACGCTCATTCAACAAAATCACCAAATATATAGACGAGGCCAAGAAAAGTCCCTTGGTAGAAGTGGTTGCCGGTGGTAATTACGATAACAGCAAGGGCTGGTTCATAGAGCCCACCGTGCTACTTGCCAAAGACCCTATGTATGCAACCATGTGCGAAGAACTCTTCGGCCCGGTGCTAACAGTTTACGTGTATCAGGCAGAGCGCTACGAAGAGGCTTTGGAGTTAGTCGACAGTACTTCACCCTATGCTTTGACTGGTGCTATTTTCTCCAAAGACCGCTATGCCATCGAGCTGGCCATGAGTAAGCTGATGCATGCTGCTGGTAATTTCTATATCAATGACAAGCCAACCGGTGCTGTCGTTGGTCAGCAACCTTTTGGAGGTGCCAGGGCCTCAGGAACCAACGATAAGGCGGGCTCCATTCTCAATTTGATTAGGTGGGTGCAGCCAAGAACCATCAAGGAAACGTTCGCTCCACCAACGGACTTCAGGTACCCATTTTTAAGTAAATAA
- a CDS encoding carboxypeptidase-like regulatory domain-containing protein → MCFLFMLVAHQESWAQGGSRVIQFSGVILGEDSVSGVPGVHVYVPKAGRGTTSNVYGYFSMPALVGDSVVISAIGFEKQHFIVPGNKGENFTAIIELVTDTTYLPPIEILPYPTEELFKQAVLALKLPDAEDYRKMEEVLRADILMRMMQGAPMDASENYRYYSNQQFLAMTDKFQPRSNPLLNPFAWAQFIKSLKKDRK, encoded by the coding sequence ATGTGCTTCCTATTTATGCTGGTGGCACATCAGGAAAGCTGGGCCCAGGGCGGAAGTAGGGTCATCCAGTTTTCCGGGGTAATATTGGGAGAGGACAGCGTTTCTGGTGTGCCTGGCGTGCACGTATACGTGCCAAAGGCTGGAAGAGGCACTACATCTAATGTTTACGGTTATTTTTCGATGCCTGCCCTGGTTGGCGACAGTGTGGTGATCAGTGCCATAGGCTTTGAAAAGCAGCACTTCATCGTTCCCGGCAACAAAGGTGAGAACTTTACAGCGATCATTGAGCTCGTTACCGACACCACTTATTTGCCACCCATAGAAATTTTACCTTACCCTACCGAAGAGCTCTTCAAGCAGGCTGTGCTTGCCCTCAAGCTGCCCGACGCCGAAGACTATCGTAAGATGGAGGAGGTGCTCAGGGCGGATATTTTGATGAGAATGATGCAAGGGGCACCTATGGACGCTTCAGAAAATTACAGGTATTATTCCAATCAACAGTTTCTGGCGATGACGGATAAATTTCAGCCAAGAAGTAATCCGCTATTAAATCCTTTCGCCTGGGCTCAGTTCATCAAATCTTTGAAAAAGGATAGGAAGTAG
- a CDS encoding YjjG family noncanonical pyrimidine nucleotidase: MGKKYKHLFFDLDHTLWDYDQNARESLVELYSVYALKNFGKFSAEQLVDKFFRVNTQFWYLYDLKKIDKEHLREERFRTVFRELGFADMDLAFQFGEDYVNLCPTKTAVMPGAIELLTYLVEKYPIHIITNGFDDIQSVKIKSSGLEKFFSEVITSQRAGARKPSPQIFEYAMQLTGATPSTSAMVGDNLVTDIGGARGHGIDHFYFNPEKHPHTEPVTLEIHSLSELRHHF; this comes from the coding sequence ATGGGCAAAAAATACAAACACCTTTTTTTCGACCTCGACCACACCTTGTGGGATTACGATCAAAATGCCAGAGAGTCCCTTGTGGAGCTTTATTCCGTGTACGCTCTCAAAAATTTCGGTAAGTTCTCGGCCGAGCAACTTGTCGACAAGTTTTTCCGGGTAAATACACAGTTCTGGTATCTGTACGACCTGAAGAAAATTGACAAGGAACACCTTAGGGAGGAGCGATTCAGAACAGTGTTCAGAGAGTTGGGTTTCGCAGATATGGATCTCGCTTTTCAGTTTGGTGAGGACTATGTGAACCTGTGCCCCACCAAAACGGCAGTGATGCCCGGCGCCATAGAGTTGCTTACTTACCTGGTTGAAAAATACCCGATTCACATCATTACCAATGGTTTTGACGACATCCAGTCGGTGAAGATCAAAAGCTCAGGCCTGGAGAAATTCTTCTCTGAAGTAATCACCTCTCAAAGAGCGGGAGCTCGCAAACCCTCGCCGCAAATCTTCGAATACGCTATGCAACTCACCGGTGCCACACCGTCCACATCGGCTATGGTAGGCGACAACCTTGTCACAGACATTGGAGGAGCCAGGGGGCATGGCATAGATCACTTTTATTTCAACCCCGAAAAACATCCGCATACGGAACCAGTTACGCTCGAAATACATTCTCTTAGCGAATTGCGTCACCATTTCTAA
- a CDS encoding tRNA/rRNA methyltransferase, whose translation MTIHFVLSHPAVSENIGFACRAINTMGFGSLRLVNPTDYLSLQAKKTAYGSHDILENAVVYSSLADALSDIDLSIATTAKKRLGRHDYHSPEKVSNLLQEKGTTIDNVAIVFGSERDGLTKEEIGLCDLISSIPLAAPHPSLNLAQSVLIYAWELSKISFSGKANPPKEAVEEGVQKALKEKALKVLNDLDVPRQPSLYNRLKDRLMTADAEDTKLVLALARFIEHRLKNQ comes from the coding sequence ATGACCATTCACTTTGTCCTCAGCCATCCGGCTGTTTCTGAAAACATAGGGTTCGCTTGTAGGGCGATCAATACCATGGGGTTTGGCAGTCTCAGGCTGGTCAACCCAACTGACTATCTTTCCCTGCAAGCCAAGAAAACGGCCTATGGCTCACATGACATCCTGGAAAATGCAGTTGTCTATTCATCGCTTGCAGATGCGCTGAGCGATATTGACTTGAGCATAGCCACCACAGCCAAGAAAAGGCTTGGGAGACATGACTATCATTCACCCGAGAAAGTCAGCAACCTTCTGCAAGAAAAAGGCACGACAATCGACAACGTTGCGATTGTATTTGGCAGCGAGCGAGACGGTTTAACAAAGGAAGAAATTGGTTTGTGTGACCTCATTAGCAGTATTCCATTGGCCGCTCCGCACCCTTCCCTAAACTTGGCTCAAAGTGTCCTTATTTATGCCTGGGAGCTTTCGAAAATCTCGTTTAGTGGCAAAGCGAACCCACCAAAAGAGGCGGTGGAGGAAGGTGTTCAAAAAGCCCTGAAAGAAAAAGCCCTGAAAGTGCTTAATGACCTTGACGTGCCCCGCCAGCCCAGCCTTTACAATCGACTGAAAGACCGACTGATGACTGCTGATGCGGAAGATACGAAGCTGGTGCTGGCGCTGGCTAGATTTATTGAGCATAGGCTTAAAAACCAATAG
- a CDS encoding ABC transporter permease has translation MLRYLVVRLLSAFPALLLGLIGLFVFRLLPSQSVWEERIDLLALEGGSYNAQRIQQEKIRIRKELGLDLPVFYLSLQSAALPAALPPGMPDVQKEWVKKICLLTGQPDKALQLVSALQAQSFSAWVVEEDELPWQRVRSSVSGNDSASSSKILSLVNELEASSQQWRAFLPAVYWNGSGNQFHLWFSQLLHGDLGMSWKNRERVLDVISRALSNTIVFTVPAIILIFLSAYWLVIGLSQLGARAKALADQVIYFFDLVPLFGWALLAMILFASGSVFSWFPSHISASSLNGMSFLSRSFWPYVLPVAILWISTLPYITKHIDNAFQKSADLPFVFMSRARGLSEHVIKKRYRLRYSLLPAITLFGEYLLAVVSGALVVEVLFSIQGVGMLLTQSVGAQDYPVVTGIILLLILVRMLSYLITDLLYYWFDPRIRLSNQ, from the coding sequence ATGCTTCGATACCTGGTTGTACGGTTACTTTCGGCATTCCCTGCACTACTCCTTGGGCTGATTGGGCTTTTTGTTTTCAGGCTTTTGCCGTCGCAGTCGGTGTGGGAGGAGCGGATTGATCTCCTGGCGTTGGAAGGAGGCAGCTATAACGCACAACGAATCCAACAGGAAAAAATAAGGATAAGGAAAGAACTCGGCCTTGACCTTCCGGTGTTTTACCTGTCGTTGCAGTCCGCTGCGTTACCAGCAGCCCTGCCCCCGGGCATGCCTGATGTGCAAAAGGAATGGGTAAAAAAGATCTGTTTGTTAACAGGCCAGCCAGACAAGGCGTTGCAGCTTGTATCTGCGCTGCAAGCCCAAAGCTTTTCAGCATGGGTTGTCGAAGAAGATGAATTACCATGGCAAAGAGTGCGAAGCTCAGTTTCGGGCAATGATAGTGCTTCGTCATCCAAAATACTTTCGCTAGTGAACGAATTGGAAGCTTCGTCTCAGCAGTGGAGAGCCTTCCTGCCAGCAGTTTACTGGAACGGTTCAGGCAATCAGTTTCACTTGTGGTTTTCTCAGCTTTTACATGGCGACCTGGGGATGAGCTGGAAAAATCGGGAAAGGGTGCTTGATGTTATTAGCAGGGCGCTTTCCAACACCATTGTGTTCACGGTGCCTGCTATTATTCTGATTTTTCTTTCTGCCTACTGGCTGGTGATTGGCTTGTCGCAACTAGGAGCCAGGGCAAAAGCATTGGCCGATCAGGTTATCTATTTCTTTGACCTGGTTCCGCTTTTTGGTTGGGCTCTTTTGGCGATGATTCTTTTTGCCAGCGGATCGGTATTCTCCTGGTTTCCTTCGCATATTTCGGCCAGTTCGCTCAACGGCATGTCCTTTTTGTCCAGGAGTTTTTGGCCTTACGTGCTCCCGGTGGCCATTCTTTGGATAAGCACATTGCCTTATATCACCAAGCACATCGACAATGCTTTTCAAAAGTCTGCTGACCTGCCATTTGTGTTTATGTCCAGGGCAAGAGGTCTTAGCGAGCATGTCATCAAAAAAAGATATAGACTCAGGTATAGTTTATTGCCTGCTATTACGCTATTCGGGGAGTATTTGCTGGCAGTGGTAAGTGGCGCATTGGTGGTAGAGGTGCTGTTTTCTATTCAGGGCGTTGGCATGCTGCTCACTCAGTCGGTTGGTGCGCAGGACTATCCAGTTGTCACCGGAATTATTCTGCTGTTGATTTTGGTCAGGATGCTATCCTACTTAATTACCGATCTCTTGTACTATTGGTTCGATCCCAGAATAAGGCTGTCCAACCAATGA
- a CDS encoding ArsR/SmtB family transcription factor translates to MRLKNFSLQYGNQIFKSFSEEARVRILFLLFNQKELCITDIELSLDFTQTKTSRHLTYLRNAGLVNVRKIDQYVFYSIKEEVSDIVSQIFQFLQKDASLQKDLETFRILYSNRELVKNKMEKRQLTGLR, encoded by the coding sequence ATGAGACTCAAAAACTTTAGTCTGCAATACGGAAACCAAATATTCAAATCCTTCTCGGAGGAGGCCAGAGTGCGCATTCTTTTTCTCCTCTTTAATCAAAAGGAACTTTGCATAACTGATATTGAATTGTCTCTGGATTTTACCCAAACCAAAACCTCGAGGCATTTGACCTACCTGAGAAATGCCGGATTGGTGAACGTTAGAAAAATAGACCAGTACGTTTTCTATTCTATCAAGGAGGAGGTGTCGGACATTGTCAGTCAAATATTTCAATTTTTGCAGAAAGACGCCAGCCTGCAGAAAGACCTTGAAACCTTTCGGATACTTTATTCGAACAGAGAACTGGTAAAAAACAAAATGGAAAAACGCCAGTTAACCGGACTTAGATAA
- a CDS encoding ABC transporter permease, giving the protein MSNKPTCRWWPLAMLGAILAVVVLTWFFDGLKPELRLDMRSLPPGAGHWLGTDTLGRDVWLSILAGSQRSILVSIGAALIGGSIGVGFGSVAAFFGNDRLRFTLRAYLAALLLLVVFVYSIAVLWPTVSSTGHVSVGISILLALIAFVAIFWLLLRRFNLLRSRITFPLDTITQRFIEVISVIPRLYLIVAFAMIIPINMFTLIVLFAVTSWDVMARMVRAEMLKVREMTYIESARIIGLSESKVFFRHALPNAIGPVATQVCFTISGLLIAEATLSFIGVGVSPETVSWGSIIHGYLENLQAWWLAVFPGICIYLTVISLHALGNDLDRMCHSKH; this is encoded by the coding sequence ATGAGCAACAAACCGACATGCAGATGGTGGCCATTGGCGATGCTGGGAGCGATCCTGGCGGTTGTTGTGCTTACGTGGTTCTTTGATGGATTGAAGCCTGAGCTCAGGCTTGACATGAGAAGCCTGCCTCCGGGAGCGGGCCATTGGCTGGGGACGGACACACTCGGCAGAGATGTATGGCTGTCTATTTTGGCGGGGTCTCAAAGGTCAATCCTGGTCAGCATCGGTGCGGCGTTGATCGGGGGAAGTATAGGTGTTGGCTTTGGAAGTGTTGCTGCCTTTTTCGGAAATGATCGTCTGCGGTTTACTTTGAGAGCCTACCTGGCAGCACTGCTCCTGCTCGTCGTTTTCGTGTATTCTATCGCAGTGCTTTGGCCGACCGTTTCTTCAACTGGTCATGTGTCTGTGGGAATCTCCATCCTTCTGGCGCTAATAGCATTTGTTGCCATATTCTGGTTGCTGCTTAGAAGATTTAACCTTTTGCGGAGTCGTATTACTTTTCCCCTTGACACCATCACTCAGCGGTTTATTGAAGTGATATCGGTTATTCCCCGCTTGTATTTGATTGTGGCATTTGCTATGATCATTCCCATCAATATGTTCACACTAATAGTGCTGTTTGCTGTTACCAGCTGGGACGTAATGGCGAGGATGGTACGTGCTGAAATGCTGAAGGTTAGAGAGATGACATATATTGAATCGGCGAGAATAATTGGTCTTTCAGAGTCGAAAGTCTTTTTTCGGCATGCACTGCCAAACGCCATCGGGCCGGTAGCCACGCAGGTATGTTTTACCATATCGGGTTTGCTGATCGCCGAGGCCACTCTTTCATTTATCGGTGTAGGCGTTTCTCCGGAAACGGTCAGTTGGGGAAGCATTATCCATGGCTACCTCGAAAACCTGCAGGCCTGGTGGTTGGCTGTTTTCCCCGGCATTTGTATTTATCTCACTGTTATTAGCCTGCATGCTTTGGGCAATGATTTGGATAGGATGTGCCATTCAAAGCATTAA
- a CDS encoding exopolysaccharide biosynthesis polyprenyl glycosylphosphotransferase produces MPKRFYKLFPALFIFGELVIISIPFLLSYYIINNSLELAPVYRWAFGFYLGIWLSVSVVAEDFKIGRSTNYYVTLKRAFFTLFISLSLISFFWVLFEAYELSREFLVLIFVQLFVAVGFYRVLVHIALNKYRKFGGNVRSAIIIGFDQQGVRLYNLFKRKPEYGIRCFGFYDDTYSGLSQRDGIPILGGIDDFIRNGIGDTEFIYVSESVNRFALSQIVNVADAQLKKVKLIPQFNTELFKTYSLTRFDDISIVDINDLPLDGILNRIVKRTFDIVFSLFVVVFVLSWLYPILGLLIKLESSGPVFFRQLRHGKGNSPFVCYKFRTMVTNNVADTKWASRNDPRITKVGTFLRRTSLDELPQFLNVLIGNMSIVGPRPHPIPLNESYQNRVHKFTQRHASKPGITGLAQAMGYRGEIQKFHQMSSRVKLDRFYLQNWSFILDLKIIVLTVYSIVFNRENAY; encoded by the coding sequence ATGCCTAAAAGGTTTTACAAACTATTTCCAGCACTTTTCATATTTGGAGAGCTCGTTATAATATCTATTCCGTTCCTGCTTTCCTATTACATTATCAACAATAGCCTTGAGTTAGCGCCCGTATACCGTTGGGCTTTTGGGTTTTACCTTGGCATATGGCTTTCGGTTTCTGTCGTGGCAGAAGACTTTAAAATTGGCCGATCAACCAACTATTATGTGACGCTGAAGAGGGCTTTTTTCACGCTGTTCATCTCTCTCTCTCTAATATCGTTTTTCTGGGTTTTGTTTGAAGCGTACGAACTGAGCCGGGAATTTTTAGTGCTTATTTTCGTTCAGCTATTTGTTGCGGTCGGTTTCTATAGAGTACTAGTTCATATAGCGCTTAATAAATATCGCAAGTTTGGGGGCAACGTTAGAAGTGCCATTATTATTGGCTTTGACCAGCAGGGAGTACGGCTCTATAATTTGTTTAAGAGGAAGCCTGAGTATGGAATAAGGTGTTTCGGGTTTTATGATGATACCTATTCAGGGCTCTCCCAACGGGATGGTATTCCCATTCTTGGTGGGATCGACGACTTTATCAGAAATGGTATTGGTGACACTGAGTTTATTTATGTAAGTGAAAGCGTTAACCGTTTTGCTCTAAGCCAAATTGTTAATGTTGCCGACGCACAACTAAAAAAGGTTAAGTTAATTCCACAGTTCAATACCGAACTTTTTAAGACTTACTCCCTTACCAGATTTGATGATATTTCCATCGTTGATATCAACGATCTACCGCTTGACGGCATCTTGAATCGTATTGTAAAAAGAACTTTTGACATTGTCTTTTCGCTGTTCGTTGTGGTTTTTGTGCTAAGCTGGCTCTATCCGATACTCGGGCTACTGATTAAACTGGAGTCCTCGGGCCCGGTCTTTTTTAGGCAACTTCGTCATGGAAAGGGAAATTCACCATTTGTATGCTACAAGTTCAGAACAATGGTGACCAACAATGTGGCAGACACCAAATGGGCTTCGAGAAACGATCCAAGAATTACAAAGGTTGGTACGTTCCTCAGAAGGACAAGCCTTGATGAACTCCCACAGTTCTTAAATGTTCTAATAGGTAATATGTCGATAGTTGGACCAAGACCCCACCCAATTCCGCTAAACGAGTCTTATCAAAACCGAGTGCATAAATTCACTCAACGCCATGCTTCCAAACCTGGTATCACGGGCTTAGCACAGGCTATGGGCTACAGGGGCGAAATACAAAAGTTCCACCAAATGAGCTCTCGGGTGAAACTAGACAGATTCTATCTTCAGAATTGGTCTTTTATTCTTGACCTGAAAATCATAGTTTTGACTGTTTATTCAATCGTATTCAATAGGGAAAATGCCTATTAG
- a CDS encoding tellurite resistance TerB family protein, producing the protein MENIRTQLSLLITLANSDGEFHERERQVIERVARSGDISQEELELLIKQPDPIEGLDKMPYDDRFDYLYNVILLMKADSVIQDSELLFCQKIANSLGFQLAAFMELYPHVHINMKSPEELRMMRKKLQDYHVD; encoded by the coding sequence ATGGAAAACATCAGAACGCAGTTGTCGCTCCTTATTACCCTTGCCAACAGCGATGGTGAATTTCACGAAAGAGAAAGGCAGGTAATAGAAAGGGTAGCGAGATCAGGAGATATTTCGCAGGAAGAACTGGAGCTTTTGATCAAGCAGCCTGATCCTATCGAGGGCCTTGACAAGATGCCCTACGACGATCGGTTCGATTATCTCTACAACGTCATTTTGCTCATGAAGGCGGATAGCGTCATTCAGGACTCCGAGTTGCTGTTCTGTCAAAAAATAGCTAACTCCCTGGGCTTTCAGCTAGCGGCATTTATGGAGTTGTATCCTCACGTGCATATCAACATGAAGTCGCCGGAAGAGCTGAGGATGATGAGAAAGAAGCTCCAGGATTACCACGTTGACTAA